In a single window of the Balaenoptera acutorostrata chromosome 3, mBalAcu1.1, whole genome shotgun sequence genome:
- the SLC8A3 gene encoding sodium/calcium exchanger 3 isoform X3, producing the protein MERGLSVLLLSPEVTDRKLTVEEEEAKRIAEMGKPILGEHPKLEVIIEESYEFKTTVDKLIRKTNLALVVGTHSWRDQFMEAITVSAAGDEDEDESGEERLPSCFDYVMHFLTVFWKVLFACVPPTEYCHGWACFVVSILIIGMLTAVIGDLASHFGCTIGLKDSVTAVVFVAFGTSVPDTFASKAAAIQDVYADASIGNVTGSNAVNVFLGIGLAWTVAAIYWALQGQEFHVSEGTLAFSVTLFTIFAFVCISVLLYRRRPHLGGELGGPRGCKLATTWLFVSLWLLYILFATLEAYCYIKGF; encoded by the exons ATGGAACGTGGACTATCAG TGCTCCTGTTGTCTCCAG AGGTGACAGACAGGAAGCTGActgtggaggaagaggaagccAAGAGGATAGCAGAAATGGGAAAGCCAATATTGGGTGAACACCCCAAACTAGAGGTCATCATTGAAGAGTCCTATGAGTTCAAG ACTACCGTGGACAAGCTGATCAGGAAGACAAACCTGGCCTTGGTTGTGGGGACCCATTCCTGGAGGGACCAGTTCATGGAGGCCATCACTGTCAGTGCAG CCGGGGACGAGGATGAGGATGAGTCAGGTGAGGAGAGGCTGCCCTCCTGCTTTGACTACGTCATGCACTTCCTAACGGTCTTCTGGAAGGTGCTGTTTGCCTGCGTGCCCCCCACAGAGTATTGCCATGGCTGGGCCTGCTTCGTCGTCTCCATTCTCATCATCGGCATGCTCACAGCGGTCATCGGGGACCTGGCCTCCCACTTCGGCTGCACCATTGGCCTCAAGGACTCGGTCACGGCTGTTGTTTTTGTGGCGTTTGGCACCTCTGTGCCAG ATACGTTTGCCAGCAAAGCAGCCGCCATCCAGGACGTGTACGCAGATGCCTCCATTGGCAATGTCACGGGCAGCAACGCCGTCAACGTGTTCCTGGGCATTGGGCTGGCCTGGACCGTGGCCGCCATCTACTGGGCCCTGCAGGGACAGGAGTTCCACGTGTCAGAGGGCACGCTGGCCTTCTCTGTCACCCTCTTCACCATCTTTGCGTTTGTGTGCATCAGCGTGCTCTTGTACCGCCGGCGGCCCCACCTGGGCGGGGAGCTGGGCGGCCCTCGTGGCTGCAAGCTGGCCACGACTTGGCTCTTTGTGAGCCTGTGGCTTCTCTACATACTCTTTGCCACGCTGGAAGCCTACTGCTACATCAAGGGGTTCTGA